TCCCGTTCTGTTCGTTCGACTTTCAGGGTCACGGCGAGTCGGGCGGCACCATGCGCGATCTCACGTTCAGCAGGAATCTCGAGGACCTGGGCGCCGTGCACGACTTTCTCGCCAGCCAGGGGTTGGGCGCGGTGGTCTTGATCGGTTCGTCGATGGGTGGCGCCACGGCGCTCTGGCATGCGGCGCGCCGGCCGGCGCAGGTGCTCGCCAGCCTGTTGATCGCTCCGGCGGTCGGAATGGGGCGCGGCCTCGAACGCTGGGCCGGGGCGGAGGGGCTCGCGCGCTGGCGGCGGGAGGGCTCGATCCGCTATTCGAACGCCCTGGTCGAGTCCGACCTCGGTTGGGGTCTGATCACCGATCTGCGGCGCTACGATCTCGAGGTGCTGCAGGCCTCCTACCGCACGCCGACGCTCGTGCTGCAGGGGAAGCTCGACGACACGGTGGACTATCGCGATGTGACCCGTTTCGTCGCCCGTTCGCCGGGAGGCAACTTCCGCCTGCGCCTCTTCGAAGACGGCGACCACCGGCTGACCGGAAGAAAGGAAGAGCTCTGGAGCGAGATGCGCGACTTTCTCGTCCAGAGCCGGCTCCTGCCGCCGGCCGCGTCCGCGGCCGGCGTTCCTGCCTCCTAGCTCCGCGACCCCAATCTCAATGGCGCAGCTCGCCGGCGGGTCCCGGCGTTGCCGGGGCGACCGTCGTCACCGTGGTGACGGCGCCCGGCCCGGTGACGTCGTCCTGGAAATGCAGCCGCCCTTCGCGGAGGCTGGCGCCGCGCAGCGCGATCGCCAGCACCTCGCCCAGCTCCTCGACCGGATGGACCCGGATTCGGTCACGCACCTCGGTCGGGAGGTCCTCGAGATCGGCCTCGTTGTCCTTCGGCAGCAGGATCTCGGTGATCCCTGCCCGCACCGCCCCGAGGATCTTCTCCTTGAGGCCGCCGATAGGCAGCACGCGCCCGGAGAGGGTGATCTCGCCCGTCATCGCCAGGTCGTGGCGAACCGCGCGGCCGGAGAGAACCGACACCACGGCGGAGGCCATGGTGACACCCGCGGACGGCCCGTCCTTCGGGATGGCGCCGGCCGGCACGTGGATGTGGAGGTCGCGCTCGAACGCCCCCTCCTCGATGCCGAGCTTCCCGGCGTGGGCCCGGGCGTAGCTCCAGGCGGCGCGCGCCGACTCCTTCATCACATCTCCCAACTGCCCGGTGAGGACGAGGTCACCCTTGCCCTTCATGGTCTGCGCCTCGACGAAGAGGATGTCGCCGCCCATCGGGGTGTAGAACATGCCGGTGGCCACGCCGACCTGATCCAGGCGTGAGGCGCGCTCGGGGTGGACGCGCGGGCGGCCCAGGAGGTCGCGGACCTCGGTTGTTCCGACCTCGATCGCCGCGAACTCGCGGGCGGCGACCTTGCGCGCCACCTTGCGCGACATCTTGCCGAGCTCGCGCTCGAGCTGGCGCACTCCGGCTTCGTGGGTGTAGTTCGAGATCAGCTCGGCGAGCGCTGCGTCCGAAATGGTGAGCTGACCGACGGCAAGACCGTTCTCCTCGAGCTGGCGCGGCAGGAGGTAGCGCCGCGCGATCTCGGCCTTCTCGGACTCGGTATAGCCGGAGAACTCCACCATCTCCATGCGGTCGAGAAGCGGCCCCGGAATGTTCTGCGGGTAGTTCGCGGTGCAGATGAAGAGCACCTCGGAGAGGTCGAACGGCACGCCGAGGTAGTGGTCGGTGAAGCTGTCGTTCTGCGCCGGATCGAGCACCTCGAGGAGCGCCGAGGCGGGGTCTCCCTGATAGG
This portion of the Thermoanaerobaculia bacterium genome encodes:
- a CDS encoding alpha/beta fold hydrolase — translated: MKRVIEATADGEVRARLPVAGVDGEPSHLAVRLARPVRQAGERPARFAYLYLHGFGSAQSGEKADFFRERALADGIPFCSFDFQGHGESGGTMRDLTFSRNLEDLGAVHDFLASQGLGAVVLIGSSMGGATALWHAARRPAQVLASLLIAPAVGMGRGLERWAGAEGLARWRREGSIRYSNALVESDLGWGLITDLRRYDLEVLQASYRTPTLVLQGKLDDTVDYRDVTRFVARSPGGNFRLRLFEDGDHRLTGRKEELWSEMRDFLVQSRLLPPAASAAGVPAS
- the lon gene encoding endopeptidase La; amino-acid sequence: PSDSMEPSAAADTDGGSERAQSTAGSEMGGEGPTNDRGAQEPARARDDASEEPKQSGTDGADSKRDKAKKKGKDKEKQSKGPIVLFVGPPGVGKTSVAQSIARSMGREYVRISLGGARDEADIRGHRRTYVGAMPGRILQGMKQAGTKNPVFLLDEIDKLGVSYQGDPASALLEVLDPAQNDSFTDHYLGVPFDLSEVLFICTANYPQNIPGPLLDRMEMVEFSGYTESEKAEIARRYLLPRQLEENGLAVGQLTISDAALAELISNYTHEAGVRQLERELGKMSRKVARKVAAREFAAIEVGTTEVRDLLGRPRVHPERASRLDQVGVATGMFYTPMGGDILFVEAQTMKGKGDLVLTGQLGDVMKESARAAWSYARAHAGKLGIEEGAFERDLHIHVPAGAIPKDGPSAGVTMASAVVSVLSGRAVRHDLAMTGEITLSGRVLPIGGLKEKILGAVRAGITEILLPKDNEADLEDLPTEVRDRIRVHPVEELGEVLAIALRGASLREGRLHFQDDVTGPGAVTTVTTVAPATPGPAGELRH